One Intestinimonas butyriciproducens genomic window, ATTCCTGCCCATCACCCTGGAAAAGGGAGCCACGTCCAGAGGCTTCTCCTATTTCAACGCAGCCAATGTGCTGGGCAACTTCCTCACCCCTTACCTGATCACCTCCACGGTGGCGCGGATGGGCGGTACCATCTATACCCGCTATGTCTTGAGCGCGGTGATCTGCACGGCCCTGTCCATCTTTGCGATTGCCACCCAGAAGCTGAAAGGGACCGAGAAGATCGCAGACTAAAAATCAAAATCTGCGGCAGGGGCTTGCGCCCCGCCGCAGATTTGATATGGGAAGGATGCTGTTTATAGCTGGGGAAAAATCGTTTCTCCGCGGTTACTCCATGGTGCTCCATTCTTTTTTGATGTATTGGATCTATGGCACCCTGATCGGCGGGGGACTAAGCGTTCTTGCTGCGCAGTACTGCGGTATGACCGGACTGAACTCCAATCTTGTCACTTCCGTCAACACCGTGGGCGGATTCCTCTCCGTGGCAATGACTTTTCTGATCGGACGCTGGGTCATCGCCAGGGGAGTGCGGGGGATTACCGCCTTTAGCTGCATCGGCGCGGCGGTTGGACTGTGTATTCTAGGGAATGGGACGAGCCTGGGAATCTATATCCTCTGGTCCGTGGTCAGTCAGGGCCTGTATAACGGTTACAGCTTTACCGCTACCAACGCACGGATTGCCAACTGGTTCCCCCGAAAAAAGGGCTGGGTCATGGGGATCACCATCGCCGGTATGATGGCGGCCTCCTTTACCTCTGTTCTGTTCATCACGGTGTACAGCCCCAAGATCGGATTTACCAATGTCTGCTATTTCCTGGCGGCCGTAATTGCCATGCTGGGCGTCGTATCCCTGAAATGGATCGTCGATACCCCTGAACAGTGCGGCCTCCTGCCGGACAATATGCCTCTGACGGAGCGGGAACAACAGGAGTTCGGCGGCGGGACGGCCCGCCAGGACTGGACGGCACGGAACCTGATATGTTGCAAAGACGGACTGTGCTATATCGTGGGTTTTGGTCTGCTGTTTATCGCCACCACCGGCGGCATTACCGCCTTTGTCCCCTATATGTTGGAGCGGGGGTATTCTCAGGTGGACGCCGTGGGGCTGATGTCTCTGACCAGTCTGTTTTCATTGGCCGGCAGCTTTATCATGGGGGTGCTGGACACCAGGCTTGGAACCAAGAAGGCCAGTCTGATTTTTGCCGCGCTCTATGTGATAGGCTATTCAGGGGCCTTTGCCCTGACGGGCATCGACAAACTGTTCCTGTTGCCCCTCTGGCTGGCTATGGCCAGTGGTGGGGCCAACGCCAACCTGATGGCTTCCACTCTGGTCAGCCAGTATGGGCGGGCCAACTATGCCAGCGTGTGGTCCGTCCTGTTTACTGGCGCCAGCCTGATCCGGAACCTATGCTATCTGCTGATCGGTGCCATTGCATCCCTGTCCGGGACCTACGCCAGGGTCTATCTGTTTTGGGGGATCATTTCAGCGTTCAGTTTTGTGCTGTTGGCGGTATCCAATTTCAAATATCGTCCCGTGCCGCAAAACTAATATTACTGATATTTACAATAATAGAAAGTCCACCGGCACGGACGTCAGCTTCCGTGCCGGTGGGCTTTTTCGTTATCTCTTGACATACTGGCGCAGGGTCCCGATACGCTCAATTCGGATCTCCACCGTGTCCCCGTCGGCGAGATAGGGCAGCGTGCCCCCGCGCTCAGCCAGGCAGCCGCCGCCCACGGTGCCCAGGCCGATCACATCGCCTGGGACTGCCGTGCAGTCCTGGGTTATCACTTCAAACAGCTGAGGGATGGTCCAGTACATCGTTCCTGTGGAAGAATCCGTGGTCTGCTTTCCATTGACAAAGACATCCACCTTCAGGTCCAGCCGGCCGTCGTTCCACCGGTCCATGACTTCGTCCATGGTGACGATCCATGGACCGAGCCCTGCGGCAAAGTCTTTGCTCTTATGCATCCCCAGGAAACCCACTTCCTGGCCGCCCGCTGCCCGATCCGTCCAGTCGTTGTACACGGTGACGCCGAACAGATGCTCCAACGTGTGCTCTGCGGTGACGTTGCGGCCGGACTTTCCTACCACCAGAGCCAGCTCAGCTTCGTAGTCCAGGGTGACGGAACCGGCTTTACGAGAGATGACAGCCTCAGGCCCGGTGAGGCCATTGGGATTTTCATAGAAGTAAATGGGCCGCTCATACCAGATGGGAGGAGTGGTGTGGCCGTTGCTTTTGCTGGTGCCGTTGGAATGGGCCTCAAACAGGCTGGAGTCCCGGAGGGATGCCGGATGCAGAATGGGCGGGCAGAGAGAGACCTCACACAGCGGCAGGGTTTCCTGCTTTGCTCCGCTGTCCAGAGCTGCCTGGATGGCGGCAACGGGGGCGTCAAAACGGCGGAGCAGCGCGCCGATGTCTGAGATCGGACTGGAGCGGCAGTTCAGCAGAACCGTCAGATCAAGCACCTCGTCGTCCAGCTTCATACCGGCCCGAGGACCAAAGAATTTGTATTGATAAGTCAGCAGTTCCATTGAAAAACATCCTTTCCTTGAGGGGGAAGAAGCGACGTTCACCCCGCTTTTGAACAGGTCCTGTATGGTCTGTAAAATGATTCTATCAGTGTGCTAAAATGAAGTAAAGCGCGGATTCCACACGCTGATGTGCACAAAAGTTTCATTGCGGCGGCGGCTGCGTTTGGCGTCTGTGAGCGGTAGTCGGGCAGAAGGGGTCTGGCTCCATGAGACACATTAGGCGATGCATGGGGCTGGGAAACGTCGTGCGTCCTCATTTTCAAAAGAGTTGGCGGCGGGGATCGGTCTGTATGCCCGCGGTATATGGGAGACAGTTTGGAGGGAAAGAGAAATGGGTTGTATCCTGAGGGCCGATCTTTTATAATTATAAATACCATAAAAAACGGCGGCGCAGCCGTCGAGCCGCCAAACCGTCACCCTCCTTGCGCATCGGGGATTTAAAAGTAGATACAGAATAAGGATTGAAGAAGATGACAGAAAGGCGGCCGCCGGACAGACAGACCATCCTGATCGCCGATGACTCTGAGATAAAACGCGCCATTCCGGCGGACATGCTTGGGAAAGGAATGTGAGATCATCGAGGCCGCGAACGGTATGCGGGCTTTGGAAACCATCCGGGAGCGGAACATGGAGATTGACCTGATGCTGTTGGACATCATAATGCCGGAGCTGGACGGATTTAAAGTCCTGGAAGTCATGAACCAGTGGCGCTGGATCGTAAGTATTCCGGTCATCATGATATCGGCGGAGAGCGTCACCTCCTTTGTGGAACGCGCCTATGAGCTTGGCGTGAGCGATTACATCAGCCGTCCCTTTGACGCGCTGATCGTACGCCGGCGGGTGGTCAACACCCTTATGCTCTATGCCAAACAGAAGCTGATGCCGGAAGAGTTTGAGGTGATGAAGAACCATGCCACGGTAGGAGCCGCCATGCTGAAGGCGCTCCCGGCCTATCAGGACGAGGCGCTGGTCAAGGTGGCCTATGAAACCTGTCGCTGGCACCATGAGAGGTATGACGGGCGGGGCTATCCCGATGGCCTGCGGGGCGAAGACATTCCGATTTCCGCCCAGATCGTGTCCCTGGCGGACATCTATGACGCGCTGACCAGCGAGCGGCGCTATAAGGCGGCGCTTCCGCATGAAAAGGCGGTACGGATGATTCTGGATGGGGCGTGCGGCGCGTTTCACCCGCTCCTGATAGAGTGCCTGACAGAAATCGCGGAGCGGATTCCGGCGGAGCTCAGGCCGAGAAAAGCGCGCAGGCAGAGTGAGATGCAGATGTATAACGTAGTGGAGGAACTGCTGAAACAAAAAGATCTGGGGATTTCCGGGCGCGCTTTGCGTCTGGCCGAACAGGAATGGGAAAAGATACAGTTTTTCGCCTCCAAGGCGGAGGAGGTCCGGAAGGCTGTGGAGCGGACAGTAGTAAAGGAATATCTGGGACTTGGACTTTCCATCAGCATTGGGGGCGTTCATTCCGTCCGTCTCATGGTGGAGGCAGTGAAAAGGGCGGATCAACGAATGTATGCGGCAAAGACAAAGAGGCGCGGCGCGCCGGCGGGTGGCAGGTGAGCGCGCAGAAAGGAGTGGGATATGCTACGCGGAGATGGGAGCCGATTATGCGGAGGTGCTGGAGCGCTTGAGGGATGAACGACTCATCCGGAGATATGTCCTGCGGTTCCCGGATGACCCCAGTTATGACGCACTTTGCCGGGCGATGTCCGGAGGCAGAGTGGAGGAGGCATTCCTTGCGGCGCATACGCTCAAGGGGATCACGCAGAGCCTGGGATTCGGCGGGCTGTGTACATCCGCTTCGGCGCTGACCGAGGCGCTGCGGAACGGAGCGCGGGCGGAGGCGGACCGCCTGCTGCAATCGGTAACAGCGGATTACCGCCGAATCGTGGACAGTATTCTCCGGTTTCAGGGTGAAGACGGTGTTGGCGGCACGGCAGAGGATATACAGGCTGCCAGGAACTCCGGTATGGACAACACGTCGCAAAGCCGCTGGACCTGAGGTGCCTGAACGAGGTCATGAGCAAATGGTTGGGAGGTACCGGAGAACTCGTGCTGAGCGCATCCATCTGGTGGCGGATGAGGACCCGGCGTACAGAACGCAGGTCCGAAGGACATTTGATGGGCGATATCGGATCGCAGAGGCGGCCGACAGCGATGCGGCCTTGGAGGATATCGAGCGGTATGAGGGAAGGTTGGCCGCCGTCATTTTAAGCCTGACGATTCCGGGGCCTGGGGACTTTCCCGTGCTGAAAGCCCTCCAAAGAGAAAAGAAGTTTTGGGATGTGCCCATTATTGCCACCGCCCCCACAGACGACCCGATGGAGGAGACGGCGCTGGAAATGGGCGCGGACGAATTCATCGGGAAACCCCACTCCCAGAAGAAGCTCCTGCTGCGGACCATTCGGGCTGTAAAAAGCGCCTCCTCACAAGCGCGGGAGCATCTTTTGCGGCAGGAGGCCCATCAGGATTATCTGACCGGGCTGCTTAACCGCCGCGGGTTGCTCGACGCTGTGCAGGGGCTGTGCGAGGGAGACATGCCGGCAGCGCTCTACCTCTTTGATCTGGATGACCTGAAACGGATCAACGATATGCTGGGTCACATGGAGGGAGACAGGATGATCCGGCAATTTGGGGCGCTGCTTCGCGCCCACACACGGGCCAGCGATATCGTGGCGCGGTTCGGCGGAGATGAATTTGTGGTCGTCATGCGTCAGATGCGCGGAGAGGAGAGCGCCCTGGAAAAAGGGGAGAAGATCTGTCGCGCATTCCGGGAGGCTGTGTTTGCAGAGCATACCACTGTAACGTGTACGGCGGGAGTCGTGTTGTGCGAGGCATCAAAATCCGTATATGAGATGATTGGACGAGCAGACCAGGCGCTCTATCGTGCGAAGAACAGCGCCAAGGGCACTTGTCAGCTATGGAAAGAGTGAGAGAAGTGAACGTGAGTATGAGCGCGGTGGAAACTGCGCGGGAGTTTTGCAGGGCTTGGTTCGAAAAGCTGGACCTGGATGAAGTGATTGCATTTTTAGCGGAGGATAATTCACAGCCATGGGCAACCGGATGTCCGCCGTGATCGATGCGGCGAATTTTGCGGAGATCCTGGAGAAGGTGCGTATTCAACCGGAGGACCATCCCCATTGTCGCTATGACGGCCAACGCCTTTGCGGAAGACGTTCAAGCCGCGCTGGAGGCCGGAATGAATGCGCACGCCGCCAAGCCGACCGACATGCGCGCGCTGTGCGCGACCCTGCTGAGCCTGATCAAACGGGCCTGATGAAAGTGAGCAGGGCAAGAGAAGGGAGAGATGTGATATGGATATGTTGGAACTGATAAAATCCCGCCGGTCAACAAGAAAATTCCTGAGCAGACCGGTGGAAGAGGAAAAAATAGACGCCATTATCGAAGCGGGCCGATATGCGCCCAGCGGGGGAAACAACCAGAGCTGTCACTTTGTTGTGGTAGAGGACGGGGAGAAGCTCAACGAACTTGCTGAACTGGTCCAGAGGGAATTCAGCGGCATGGAATACGATGCACACACCTATGCGTCCCTGGTGACTTCTATCCAGAGATCGAAACAGGGAAACTATACTTTTCATTACCATGCGCCGCTGCTGATCATCGTCACCAATCAAAAGGGCTATGGAAACGCGGTGGCGGACAGCGCCTGTGCGATAGAGAATATGATGCTGATGGCAAACGGCCTGGACCTGGGAAGCTGCTGGATCAATCAGCTCCGGTGGTTGGATGAAAACGCTGCGCTCCGGACATTTTTGAAGAACTTCCAGATTGGGGAGGCGGAGACTGTCTGCGGCTCTGTGGCGATCGGATATGCAGATACAGAGGACGGCCTTCCGCCGCGCACACCGCTGAGAAGGAAAGGAAATTCGGTAACCTGGATCCGGTAGACAGGGGCGCGGGAACGGCAGACCGGGCCCGCATTTGGGACTCACTCACAATCTGGAGCGGTTATGCCGCCCGCCGCAGTCCGCTGAGAAATGCAGCGTGGGCCCCGGTCACGCTTTGAGTGTTGCGGAAAGTGCGGCACATATGTTACCATAGGAGAAAAGATGACGTGCCGCAGTGTGTCCGATACAGGGAGGGGGCGCGTCGTTTGGACGTATATTTCAAAGATGAGGAGGAACTGCAATGAGGCAGGATATGATCCTGGTGTTGGATTTGGGCAGCGAGGAGAACCCCCGTTTGGCCCGGGAGATTCGCGCTCTGGGCGTTTATAGCGAGATCCACCCCCATGACATCACACTGGAGGAGCTCAAAGCCCTCCCAAATGTGAGGGGAATCATCCTCAACGGCGGGGCAAACCGTGTGGTGGACGGGGTAGAGATCGACGTCAGCAAGGATATCTATAACTATGAGGTGCCCGTCCTCCTGGCCGATCACAAGGGGGACAAGCCCTGGCCGGAGGATGCGCAGGAGAGGAAAGAAGCGCTTTCCAACTTTGTTTTTGGCATCTGCGGTGCCCAGCCCAACTGGAACATGGACAATTTCATTGCTGACCAGATAGAGCTGATTCGGCAGCAGGTAGGGGATAGGCGGGTCCTGCTGGCGCTTTCCGGCGGGGTGGACTCCTCCGTGGTGGCGGCCCTCCTGATCAAGGCGATCGGGAAACAGCTCACCTGTGTCCACGTGAACCACGGACTGCTACGGAAAGGTGAGCCGGAGCAGGTGGTGGAAGTATTCCGGCACCAGATGGATGCCAATCTGGTCTATGTTGATGCCGTGGACCGCTTCCTGGACAAGCTGGCCGGAGTAGATGATCCGGAGCAGAAGCGGAAGATCATCGGGGCGGAATTCATCCGTGTCTTTGAGGAGGAGGCCCGAAAGCTGGAGGGGATCGACTTCCTCGCGCAGGGGACGATTTATCCTGACATCATTGAATCCGGGACCAAGACGGTGAAGGCGGTCAAATCCCATCATAACGTGGGCGGTCTTCCTGAGGACCTGGGATTCCAGCTGGTGGAGCCACTGAAAATGCTCTTTAAGGACGAAGTGCGCGCATGCGGCAAGGCGTTGGGCCTGCCGGACAGTATGGTGTACCGGCAGCCGTTCCCCGGACCCGGCTTGGGTGTGCGCTGCCTGGGCGCCATCACCCGGGACCGGCTGGAGGCCGTCCGGGAGTCTGACGCCATCCTCCGGGAGGAGTTCGCCAAGAACGGCCTGGAGGGCAAGGTGTGGCAATACTTCACCGCCATCCCCGACATCAAGTCCGTGGGCGTGCGGGACAACAAGCGCGCCGACGAGTGGTGCGTCATCATCCGCGCCGTCAACACGGTGGATGCCATGACCGCCACTGTGGAGAACGTGCCATTTGACCTGCTTCGGCATATCACCCAGCGAATCACCGACGAGGTGAAGGGCGTCAACCGCGTCCTTTTCGACCTGACGCCGAAGCCCACGGGGACCATTGAGTGGGAATAGAGTTCTTGACACGGTGAAAACCACGATTTGCCAAGACGTCCAATCAAGCCAAACGAGGCGGCCTGATCTTTAAGATCAAGCCGCCTCGTTTGATTTTACGTATGACAGTCGGAGAGAAAAAGGCGGAAAGGGGTGGGAGCCGTCAAATTTGACAACAAAGATGGATAGCCTCCCGCATCTTGCCTGCGAACGCATCATGAGAATCCAAGGTCCGTTTCCATTTCTGACCACAGATCCAAAGCATTTCGACCGCTGTCTCGGCAAGCGGCGCCAGGTGCGCAGTTTCGGGGGAGGAGAGAATCACCGCTGTCAGTTTCCGGCGGAATTGGGCGTTGCTTTGCTCCACTTCCTCTCCCATTACACGATTGCAGTGAAACTCCCAATCAGGAATCGATTCGGGAGTAAAGAGGCCGACATAACACCCGAACCACGCATCAAGAGCATGAAAAATCCGTTCCTCCAGAGAGAGGACTTTCGTGTCCAGTGCGAGAGTCACCGCCTGCATACTGTCGTCAAGAGCCTTTTCAACAGAACATTTCAGAAGTTCATCCTTGTTCTGGAAATGGAAATACAGGCCTTGACGAGTGAGTCCTGCGGCTTTGGCGATATCCTCCATAGAGGTTTTTTTAAAACCATAGCGCAGAAAGGTCCGCAAAGCGATTTGCAGCACATATTCTTGTTTTTCCAAGTTTTCTTTTTTCATATGGAAAGCTTAATCTATTTGACACGTCTCGTCAAGGGTGTCTGTCCATCTCTTGACCGCGATTTTGTGAGGTCAGGTAGGAAACAAGATATAAAGTGACTTGACAATATTGACGTTAAGTGTAAAAATAGTATAAAAATGAGGCCGGTTCCGGGAGGGCCGACTTTCGCTGGGAGCGAGAATGAGATGGGAGAGCAAAATGATTTTAGCCGGGGAAGTGTTTGGAAGCACATTGTGAACCTGGCGGTGCCCATGACGGTGGCACAGATAATAAATGTTCTATATAATATTGTGGACCGGATTTATATTGGACATATCCCTGGGGCGGCTACGGATGCCTTGACGGGCGTGGGTCTGGCGCTCCCCATTATCACAATGATCAGTGCGTTCGCCAATCTTTTCGGGATGGGCGGCGCCCCGCTCTGCTCGATTGCAAGAGGCGCCCATGCATACAAAAGAGCGGAATCGATCATGGGGACGTCCTTCTTCATGCTCTTAGGTACAGGCATTCTTTTGACGCTCGCTTTTGAGACGTTCCGTACACCGGTTCTTCAGATGTTTGGCGCAAGCGCCCAGACGATGCCCTATGCGAATACATATATTGCGCTTTATCTGCTCGGCACCGTCTTTGTGATGATAAGCCTGGGGATGAACAGCTTCATCAATGCTCAAGGATTTGGCAAAACAGGGATGCTCACTGTTTTGATCGGGGCAATTCTGAACATTCTCTTGGACCCCATCTTTATCTTCGCACTCGACATGGGGGTGAAAGGGGCTGCGCTTGCGACTGTGATCTCACAGGGCATTTCCGCACTTTGGGTGCTTCGGTTCCTGACGGGGAAAAAGGCACTGCTGCGATTGCGCCTTGCGGCGATGAGACCGGCGCTGGAACATTTGAAAGAAATCCTCGCCCTGGGGATGTCCGGCTTTGTCATGTATATCTCAACGAGCATAGTACAGATTGTCTGCAACGTCTCCTTGGCGCGTTATGGAGGCGATCTGTATATCGGAGTCATGACGGTCTTGACCTCGATCAGAGAGATCGTATATACTCCATTGACGGGCCTCACAAACGGCGCACAGCCCGTGATCGGATACAATTACGGCGCAAAGGAATATGCAAGGGTGAAGCAGAGCATACGCATGATGACGGTGGCTTGTCTGGCCTTTACTTTGGCCGCCTGGGCGGCCGTCCTGCTGTTTCCGCATCGATTCATCCGGCTCTTCAACAGCGAGGACCTAATGTTGGAGGCCGGGGTCCCCGCCATGCATATCTACTTTTTCGGGCTTTTTATGGCGGCGTTTCAATTTTCAGGCCAATTTACATTTGTAGCGCTCGGAAGATCAAAAGAGGCAATTTTCTTCTCTACCCTCCGAAAGCTCCTGATCGTTGTTCCTCTGACGCTGATTTTACCAATGGTCGGAAACCTGGACGCGAACGGTGTGTTTCTGGCGGAGCCAATCTCCAATTTTATCAGCGGAGCGGCCTGCTATGCCACCATGTATTTTGTCGTTTGGAAAAGGATGCTCTCTAAACAAGAGGTCTGATTCCATGGAAAGACCCTGCGGGGAAGCCTCAAGAATCGCTTTTCGACGCCTCCCAGCCCAAGCGCCTGATTTCTCTCAAAAACCGCGAATTTGTACCGGCGGGCACTTGCATTTTGACAGGTGAAATCATATAATGAAGCAAGTTGTGAGGAAAACTGCGTTTGGAGGAGTCGCAATGAAGGAGCTATCCCCAATTGCCTCGGCGGTCCGTGCCTCGACCACCCTGGCAATTGATGCTATGTTCAAGCAGATGAAGGCGGACGGCGTGGATGTAATCGGATTTGGCGCCGGAGAGCCGGACTTTCCTACCCCGGATAACATCAAAGAGGCGGGAATCACCGCGATCCGGGAGAATTTTACCCGTTATACGCCGACGCCCGGTATTCCGGAACTGCGTCAGGCGGTCTGCGCCAGACTGAAGGCAGACTGCGGTCTCGATTATGTGCCGGCCCAGATCGTTGTGGCCAGCGGTGCCAAGCATGCTCTCTATGCCGCTCTCCATGCGTTGGTGAATCCGGGAGATGAAATCATTGTTCCTGCCCCTTTCTGGGTCACTTATTTTGAAATGGTCCGTATGATAGGGGGGATTCCTGTCATTGTCTCCGCCGATGAGTCCGAACACTTTAAGATCACACCGGAACGGCTTGCCGCATCCGTGACGCCCAAGACCAAAGCCATCCTTTTAAACAATCCCTCCAACCCTACAGGCATGGTGTACAGCAGGGAGGAACTCCAAGCGTTGGCGGCTGTGTGCGTTGAAAAGGATATCTATATTATTGCGGATGAGATTTATTATCGCCTGGTTTACGACGGCCGGAGCTTTACCAGCATCGCCAGCTTGGGGAAGGATGTAAAGGAACGGACCATCGTAATTAACGGTGTGTCCAAATCCTATGCTATGACCGGCTGGAGGATCGGATATGCTGCGGCGCCGGAGCAGATCGCGAGGGTCATGGCCAATTATCTGAGTCACTCCACCGCGGCGCCCTGCTCGATCGCGCAGAAGGCCGCCGTGGAGGCGCTGAATGGTCCCCAGGATACTGTGGAGGCCATGCGGAAGGCATTTGAGACGCGACGGAATCACCTTGTGGAACGGATGAACCGTATTCCAGGCGTAAGCTGCCTCAAGCCGGAGGGGGCTTTTTACGTGATGATGAATCTCAGAGAGCTGCTCGGCAAAACGCTACACGGAACTCCGATCCACGATGCCGACGATTTTGCCGACGTGTTCCTCAAACAGGGGCTGGTAGCCGTCGTGCCCGGGAATGGGTTCGGCGCGCCGGAATTTGTGCGCTGGTCCTATGCCACCTCTATGGAGAACATCGATGCGGGGCTGGACCGGCTGGAAAAATTCCTGGCAGAGTGAGCAACACTTGCGGAGCGGACCTTGTGTCCGCTCCCTTTTTGTGGTATGATGCTTTCAATCGAAAGATTGTGTGGGAGGTCGAACATGAGTAATACAAATATCTATGAGAGTCCGCTGTCCTCTCGATACGCCAGCGACGAGATGCTCTATCTATTTTCACCCGACAAAAAGTTTGCGACTTGGCGCAGGCTGTGGGTGGCTCTTGCGCGGGCGGAGATGGAGCTTGGTCTGCCTGTTACGAAGGAGCAGGTGGAGGAGCTGGAGGCCCATATAGACGACATCAACTACGAGGTGGCGGCGAAAGAAGAGAAGAAGCTGCGCCACGACGTCATGGCTCATGTTCACGCCTACGGCGCACAGTGCCCCAAGGCGATGCCCATCATCCATCTGGGCGCCACAAGCTGCTATGTGGGGGACAACACAGACATTATACTGATGCGGGAGGGCTTGATCCTGATTCGGGATCAACTGGTCCGCGTCCTCCACACCCTTGCCCGCTTTGCCGAAACCTATCGGGCGCTCCCGACCCTGGGCTTTACCCATTTTCAACCAGCGCAGCTGGTGACGGTGGGGAAGAGAGCCACGCTATGGATGAATGAGCTGCTGATGGATCTGGAGGAGGTGGAGCACCGGATCTCCACTTTAAAGCTGCTGGGGTCCAAGGGAACGACCGGTACCCAGGCCAGCTTCCTGGAGCTCTTTGAAGGTGACCATGAAAAGGTCAAACTGCTGGAGGAGAAGATCGCCAAGGAGATGGGCTTTACAGAGGTGGTGCCCGTGTCGGGGCAGACCTATTCGCGTAAAGTGGACGCCAATGTGCTAGCGACCCTCTCCGGCATTGCGCAGTCCGCCAGCAAATTTGCGACGGATCTGCGGCTGCTGTGTCATCTGAAGGAGGTGGAGGAGCCCTTTGAGAAGAATCAGATCGGTTCTTCCGCCATGCCTTATAAGCGCAATCCCATGCGCTGTGAGCGCATTTGCTCTCTGGCGCGCTATGTGATCGCCGACGCGCAGAATCCAGCGAT contains:
- a CDS encoding pyridoxal phosphate-dependent aminotransferase, which gives rise to MKELSPIASAVRASTTLAIDAMFKQMKADGVDVIGFGAGEPDFPTPDNIKEAGITAIRENFTRYTPTPGIPELRQAVCARLKADCGLDYVPAQIVVASGAKHALYAALHALVNPGDEIIVPAPFWVTYFEMVRMIGGIPVIVSADESEHFKITPERLAASVTPKTKAILLNNPSNPTGMVYSREELQALAAVCVEKDIYIIADEIYYRLVYDGRSFTSIASLGKDVKERTIVINGVSKSYAMTGWRIGYAAAPEQIARVMANYLSHSTAAPCSIAQKAAVEALNGPQDTVEAMRKAFETRRNHLVERMNRIPGVSCLKPEGAFYVMMNLRELLGKTLHGTPIHDADDFADVFLKQGLVAVVPGNGFGAPEFVRWSYATSMENIDAGLDRLEKFLAE
- the purB gene encoding adenylosuccinate lyase, giving the protein MSNTNIYESPLSSRYASDEMLYLFSPDKKFATWRRLWVALARAEMELGLPVTKEQVEELEAHIDDINYEVAAKEEKKLRHDVMAHVHAYGAQCPKAMPIIHLGATSCYVGDNTDIILMREGLILIRDQLVRVLHTLARFAETYRALPTLGFTHFQPAQLVTVGKRATLWMNELLMDLEEVEHRISTLKLLGSKGTTGTQASFLELFEGDHEKVKLLEEKIAKEMGFTEVVPVSGQTYSRKVDANVLATLSGIAQSASKFATDLRLLCHLKEVEEPFEKNQIGSSAMPYKRNPMRCERICSLARYVIADAQNPAITAATQWFERTLDDSANKRISVPEAFLSVNAILNIYENVCAGLVVHEKVIDRHIQEELPFMASENIMMDAVKRGGDRQQLHERIRVLSQEAGKNVKDLGLTNNLIDLMAADPMFGMTREELTAHLEASRYIGRCPEQVEEFLEGAVRPVFEKYPQALRGKDVELKV